Proteins encoded by one window of Streptomyces uncialis:
- a CDS encoding NAD(P)/FAD-dependent oxidoreductase: MSTTERPRILVVGGGYVGLYAARRILKKMRYGEATVTVVDPRSYMTYQPFLPEAAAGSISPRHVVVPLRRVLPKAEVLTGRVTTIDQDRKVATVAPLVGEAYELPFDYLIIAMGAVSRTFPIPGLAEQGIGMKGIEEAIGLRNHVLEQLDKADSTTDEDVRRKALTFVFVGGGFAGAETIGEVEDMARDAAKYYTSVSREDMRFVLVDAADKILPEVGPKLGKYGKEHLEGRGVEIYLSTSMDSCVDGHVVLKNGLEVDSNTIVWTAGVKPNPALARFGLPLGPRGHVDTGTTLQVQGSDYIWAAGDNAQVPDLAARKAGVENAWCPPNAQHALRQAKLLGDNVISGMRGFPQKEYSHANKGAVAGLGLHKGVAMIVMGKFKIKLRGRLAWYMHRGYHGLAMPTWNRKIRVFADWTLGMFLKREVVSLGAMETPREEFYEAAKPTPPPAAKKEEKLSA; this comes from the coding sequence ATGAGCACCACGGAGCGTCCCAGGATTCTCGTAGTAGGCGGTGGGTACGTAGGTCTGTATGCGGCGCGCCGCATTCTGAAGAAGATGCGGTACGGCGAGGCGACGGTCACGGTCGTCGACCCGCGCTCGTACATGACGTACCAGCCCTTCCTTCCCGAAGCCGCCGCCGGCAGCATCTCTCCGCGGCATGTCGTCGTGCCGCTGCGACGTGTGCTGCCCAAGGCGGAGGTCCTCACCGGCCGGGTCACCACCATCGACCAGGACCGCAAGGTCGCCACCGTCGCGCCGCTCGTCGGCGAGGCGTACGAGCTGCCCTTCGACTACCTGATCATCGCGATGGGCGCCGTCTCCCGGACCTTCCCGATCCCCGGCCTCGCCGAGCAGGGCATCGGTATGAAGGGCATCGAGGAGGCCATCGGCCTGCGCAACCACGTCCTGGAGCAGCTCGACAAGGCCGACTCCACGACCGACGAGGACGTCCGCCGCAAGGCGCTCACATTCGTCTTCGTCGGCGGCGGCTTCGCGGGCGCGGAGACCATCGGCGAGGTCGAGGACATGGCCCGGGACGCGGCCAAGTACTACACCAGCGTCTCCCGCGAGGACATGCGCTTCGTCCTGGTCGACGCCGCGGACAAGATCCTCCCCGAGGTGGGTCCCAAGCTCGGCAAGTACGGCAAGGAGCACCTGGAGGGCCGTGGGGTGGAGATCTACCTCAGCACCTCCATGGACTCCTGCGTCGACGGCCACGTGGTGCTCAAGAACGGCCTGGAGGTCGACTCCAACACCATCGTGTGGACCGCCGGTGTGAAGCCGAACCCGGCGCTCGCCCGCTTCGGTCTGCCGCTCGGCCCGCGCGGTCACGTCGACACCGGGACCACGCTCCAGGTGCAGGGCAGCGACTACATCTGGGCCGCGGGCGACAACGCCCAGGTGCCGGACCTCGCCGCCCGCAAGGCCGGCGTCGAGAACGCCTGGTGCCCGCCGAACGCGCAGCACGCGCTGCGGCAGGCCAAGCTCCTCGGTGACAACGTCATCTCCGGGATGCGCGGCTTCCCGCAGAAGGAGTACAGCCACGCCAACAAGGGTGCTGTCGCGGGCCTCGGTCTGCACAAGGGCGTCGCGATGATCGTCATGGGCAAGTTCAAGATCAAGCTCCGTGGCCGTCTCGCGTGGTACATGCACCGTGGCTACCACGGGCTGGCCATGCCGACCTGGAACCGTAAGATCCGCGTCTTCGCGGACTGGACGCTCGGTATGTTCCTCAAGCGTGAGGTCGTCTCGCTCGGTGCGATGGAGACTCCTCGTGAGGAGTTCTACGAGGCGGCCAAGCCGACGCCTCCGCCTGCGGCGAAGAAGGAAGAGAAGCTCAGCGCCTGA
- a CDS encoding Ppx/GppA phosphatase family protein gives MTRVAAIDCGTNSIRLLVADADPATGELVDLERRMTIVRLGQGVDRTGRLAPEALERTFAACREYAAVIEEHGVERLRFVATSASRDAENRDEFVRGVVDILGVEPEVITGDQEAEFSFTGATRELTGRDDLAKPYLVVDIGGGSTEFVVGADHVRAARSVDIGCVRMTERHLVHDGTVSDPPSEAQIAAIRADIEAALDLAERTVPLREARTLVGLAGSVTTVAAIALDLLEYDPAAIHHARIPYHRVARITHRMLTSTHAERAAIPVMHPGRVDVIASGALVLLAVMERVGATEVVVSEHDILDGIAWSRA, from the coding sequence GTGACCAGGGTCGCCGCGATCGACTGCGGCACCAACTCGATCCGGCTGCTGGTCGCGGACGCCGACCCGGCGACGGGTGAACTGGTCGATCTGGAACGGCGGATGACGATCGTCCGGCTCGGCCAGGGTGTGGACCGTACGGGCCGGCTGGCGCCCGAGGCGCTGGAGCGGACGTTCGCGGCGTGCCGGGAGTACGCGGCGGTGATCGAGGAACACGGCGTGGAGCGGCTCCGTTTCGTGGCGACCTCCGCGAGCCGGGACGCGGAGAACCGCGACGAGTTCGTCCGCGGGGTGGTGGACATCCTGGGCGTGGAGCCCGAGGTCATCACCGGCGACCAGGAGGCCGAGTTCTCGTTCACCGGGGCGACCCGTGAGCTGACGGGCCGCGACGACCTCGCGAAGCCGTATCTGGTGGTCGACATCGGTGGCGGTTCCACGGAGTTCGTCGTCGGCGCGGACCATGTCCGCGCGGCGCGCTCGGTGGACATCGGCTGCGTCCGGATGACGGAACGCCACCTCGTCCACGACGGTACGGTCAGCGACCCGCCGTCCGAGGCGCAGATCGCGGCGATCCGCGCGGACATCGAGGCGGCCCTGGACCTCGCCGAGCGCACCGTGCCGCTGCGGGAGGCCCGCACCCTGGTCGGGCTCGCGGGTTCGGTGACCACGGTCGCCGCGATCGCCCTGGACCTGCTGGAGTACGACCCGGCGGCGATCCACCACGCGCGCATCCCCTACCACCGCGTCGCCCGGATCACCCACCGCATGCTGACGTCGACCCACGCCGAACGCGCGGCGATCCCGGTGATGCACCCGGGCCGCGTGGACGTGATCGCCTCCGGCGCCCTGGTGCTGCTGGCCGTCATGGAACGCGTCGGCGCGACGGAGGTCGTGGTCAGCGAACACGACATCCTGGACGGCATCGCCTGGAGCCGCGCGTAA
- a CDS encoding FtsB family cell division protein: MAVKDRDRFSTTTRLRLLGEQTAARVYRSQTRRQARRSRLTGRAALLTLVLCSLIVALAFPIRQYVSQRADIADQLREREEARARVEQLRDSKARWQDDAYAEQRIRERLHYVLPGETGYTVVDPRGTEERRADRGAADRAWYANLWDALDRADQEELSARTRPEPPEPPAPAADRPSGTSPRPAPAAR, translated from the coding sequence ATGGCCGTCAAGGACCGGGACCGGTTCTCCACCACGACCCGGCTGCGCCTGCTCGGCGAGCAGACCGCCGCCCGGGTCTACCGCTCCCAGACCAGGCGCCAGGCCCGCCGTTCCCGTCTCACCGGCCGCGCGGCCCTGCTGACCCTGGTCCTGTGCTCCCTGATCGTCGCCCTCGCCTTCCCGATACGGCAGTACGTGTCCCAGCGCGCCGACATCGCGGACCAGCTCCGTGAGCGCGAGGAGGCCCGCGCCCGGGTCGAACAGCTGCGGGACTCCAAGGCCCGCTGGCAGGACGACGCGTACGCCGAGCAGCGGATAAGGGAGCGGCTGCACTACGTGCTGCCGGGCGAGACCGGTTACACCGTGGTCGATCCCCGGGGCACCGAGGAGCGGCGCGCCGACCGCGGCGCGGCGGACCGGGCCTGGTACGCCAATCTGTGGGACGCCCTGGACCGGGCCGACCAGGAGGAGCTCTCCGCCCGGACCCGTCCGGAGCCGCCCGAGCCCCCGGCGCCCGCCGCGGACCGCCCGTCCGGTACGTCGCCCCGTCCGGCGCCCGCCGCCCGCTGA
- a CDS encoding ABC transporter ATP-binding protein, with translation MTTTPIADRATAVAARAADLSKVYGQGETKVVALDRVSIDFHQGQFTAIMGPSGSGKSTLMHCVAGLDSFSGGSVRIGDTELGTLKDKQLTQLRRDKIGFIFQAFNLLPTLTALENITLPMDIAGRKPDKLWLQSVIDMVGLRDRLGHRPTELSGGQQQRVAVARALASRPEIIFGDEPTGNLDSRSGAEVLGFLRNSVRELGQTVVMVTHDPVAASYADRVVFLADGRIVDQLLSPSADAVLDRMKAFDAKGRTS, from the coding sequence GTGACCACCACCCCCATCGCCGACCGGGCCACCGCCGTGGCCGCTCGGGCCGCGGATCTGAGCAAGGTCTACGGCCAGGGCGAGACCAAGGTGGTCGCACTGGACCGGGTGTCCATCGACTTCCACCAGGGGCAGTTCACCGCGATCATGGGCCCGTCGGGCTCGGGCAAGTCGACCCTGATGCACTGTGTGGCCGGGCTGGACAGCTTCAGCGGCGGCTCGGTGCGGATCGGTGACACCGAGCTGGGGACGCTGAAGGACAAGCAGCTCACCCAGCTCCGCCGGGACAAGATCGGCTTCATCTTCCAGGCGTTCAACCTGCTGCCGACGCTGACGGCGCTGGAGAACATCACACTGCCGATGGACATCGCGGGCCGCAAGCCGGACAAGCTGTGGCTCCAGTCCGTGATCGACATGGTCGGTCTGCGGGACCGGCTCGGCCACCGGCCCACCGAGCTGTCCGGCGGCCAGCAGCAGCGCGTCGCCGTCGCCCGCGCCCTGGCCTCCCGGCCGGAGATCATCTTCGGTGACGAGCCCACCGGGAACCTCGACTCGCGCTCCGGCGCCGAGGTCCTCGGCTTCCTGCGCAACTCGGTGCGCGAGCTGGGCCAGACCGTCGTCATGGTGACCCATGACCCGGTCGCCGCCTCCTACGCGGACCGCGTGGTGTTCCTCGCCGACGGCCGCATCGTCGACCAGCTGCTCAGCCCCAGCGCCGACGCCGTCCTCGACCGGATGAAGGCGTTCGACGCCAAGGGCCGCACCAGCTGA
- a CDS encoding DUF501 domain-containing protein, translating into MRTSPPTTARTEPTDADVAAFQQQLGRPPRGLRAIAHRCPCGQPDVVETAPRLPDGTPFPTLYYLTCPRASSAIGTLEANGVMKEMTDRLATDPELAAAYRSAHEDYIRRRDEIEELTGFPSAGGMPDRVKCLHVLVAHSLAAGPGVNPLGDEAIAMLPEWWSKGPCVVPAPEPSAAPAAGGQA; encoded by the coding sequence ATGCGAACCTCTCCGCCGACCACCGCGCGCACCGAGCCGACCGACGCCGATGTGGCCGCCTTCCAGCAGCAGCTCGGACGGCCGCCGCGCGGGCTGCGCGCCATCGCGCACCGCTGCCCCTGCGGTCAGCCGGACGTCGTGGAGACGGCGCCGCGGCTGCCGGACGGCACCCCCTTCCCGACGCTGTACTACCTGACGTGTCCGCGGGCGTCGTCCGCGATCGGCACGCTGGAGGCGAACGGGGTCATGAAGGAGATGACGGACCGGCTCGCCACGGACCCGGAGCTGGCCGCCGCGTACCGGTCGGCGCACGAGGACTACATCCGGCGCCGCGACGAGATCGAGGAGCTGACGGGCTTCCCGAGCGCGGGCGGTATGCCCGACCGTGTGAAGTGCCTGCATGTGCTGGTCGCCCACTCGCTGGCCGCGGGACCGGGCGTCAACCCGCTCGGCGACGAGGCCATCGCGATGCTGCCCGAGTGGTGGAGCAAGGGCCCGTGCGTGGTGCCCGCGCCCGAGCCGTCGGCCGCGCCGGCCGCCGGGGGGCAGGCGTGA
- a CDS encoding ABC transporter permease: protein MFRTALRNVLAHKARLLMTVLAVMLGVAFVSGTLVFTDTLGNAFRNQSAKSYDNIAVAVESPARDGQEAGIPASALKKIEGLDGVTGVTGRASGFAGVADEDGKLIGVGWSNRGSNFAPGKDGKDTAYDFTEGDGPVKGSQIALDKATADKGNYQVGDTVRVATTGPVREFALAGIFTTEDGAVNAGGSLVLFDTAVAQEQYLRPGYFHSLSVAAASGASADRILDGVEPLMPKDSVAKTADEWAADEARDIESGMSSMNTMLLAFAGIALFVGVFLIANTFTMLVAQRTRELALMRAVGASRPQVKRSVIMEALVVGVLASIVGFGVGLGLATGLRSVMNSFDLKIPAGPLVISPTAVLAALGVGVAVTVLAAWLPARRAAKIPPVAAMSSVHATASAKSLLVRNIIGAVLTAAGAVAITAGAAAEDGGSGRMIIGLGAFLALIGVIVLIPQLAHPVIAVIRPFLTRGFGVAGKLAAQNAVRNPRRTGATASALAIGLTLVTGLTVLGATIGQAIDRTTTDNMRADYSVTMSSGHALDESALTAMKKAKGVKAISPQQASFVKVDGEDVAASGVSGDAVDKVFNLPVVSGSMGNLAKGQIAVAEKTADSNGWKAGDTVPVTFDGLGKKDTKKLTIGAIVEENEFVSPYVLPREMLAPYEEKPDIREIWVKMDGGETAANEQALVDALGNNPGITVSDKQDIREMLSGIINMMLNIMYGLLGMALIIAVLGVVNTLAMSVFERQQEIGMLRAIGLDRARVKRMIRLEAIVISLFGALVGIVLGAFLGWAIGETIRGSIPDYELILPWGRIGLFLLLAGLVGVLAAMWPARSAARLNMLTAIKTE from the coding sequence ATGTTCCGTACCGCCTTGCGCAACGTACTCGCGCACAAGGCCAGGCTGCTGATGACCGTGCTCGCCGTCATGCTCGGCGTCGCGTTCGTCTCCGGCACCCTGGTCTTCACCGACACCCTCGGCAACGCCTTCCGCAACCAGTCCGCCAAGAGCTACGACAACATCGCCGTCGCCGTCGAGTCACCCGCCCGCGACGGGCAGGAGGCCGGCATACCGGCGTCCGCCCTGAAGAAGATCGAGGGCCTGGACGGGGTCACCGGGGTCACCGGCCGGGCCTCCGGCTTCGCCGGGGTCGCCGACGAGGACGGCAAGCTGATCGGGGTGGGCTGGTCCAACAGGGGCAGCAACTTCGCCCCGGGCAAGGACGGCAAGGACACCGCCTACGACTTCACCGAGGGCGACGGCCCCGTGAAGGGCAGCCAGATCGCCCTGGACAAGGCGACCGCCGACAAGGGGAACTACCAGGTCGGTGACACCGTGCGGGTCGCGACCACCGGACCGGTGCGCGAGTTCGCCCTCGCCGGGATCTTCACCACCGAGGACGGCGCGGTCAACGCGGGCGGCAGCCTCGTCCTCTTCGACACCGCCGTCGCGCAGGAGCAGTACCTGCGGCCCGGCTACTTCCACTCCCTCAGCGTCGCCGCCGCGTCCGGTGCGTCCGCCGACCGCATCCTCGACGGTGTCGAGCCGCTGATGCCGAAGGACTCGGTCGCCAAGACCGCCGACGAGTGGGCGGCCGACGAGGCGAGGGACATCGAGTCCGGCATGAGCAGCATGAACACCATGCTGCTGGCCTTCGCCGGTATCGCGCTGTTCGTCGGGGTCTTCCTCATCGCCAACACCTTCACCATGCTGGTCGCCCAGCGGACCCGTGAGCTGGCCCTGATGCGGGCCGTGGGCGCCTCCCGGCCGCAGGTCAAGCGGTCGGTCATCATGGAGGCGCTGGTCGTCGGGGTGCTCGCCTCGATCGTCGGCTTCGGGGTGGGCCTCGGTCTGGCCACGGGCCTGCGCTCCGTCATGAACTCCTTCGACCTCAAGATCCCGGCCGGCCCGCTCGTCATCAGCCCGACCGCCGTGCTCGCCGCGCTCGGTGTCGGGGTCGCGGTCACCGTCCTCGCCGCCTGGCTGCCCGCCCGCCGCGCCGCGAAGATCCCGCCGGTCGCCGCGATGAGCAGCGTCCACGCGACGGCGTCCGCCAAGTCCCTGCTGGTCCGCAACATCATCGGCGCCGTCCTCACCGCGGCCGGTGCCGTGGCGATCACCGCCGGTGCCGCCGCCGAGGACGGCGGGTCCGGACGCATGATCATCGGGTTGGGCGCGTTCCTGGCCCTGATCGGTGTCATCGTCCTCATCCCGCAGCTGGCCCACCCGGTCATCGCGGTGATCCGTCCGTTCCTCACGAGGGGCTTCGGGGTCGCCGGCAAGCTCGCCGCGCAGAACGCGGTCCGCAACCCGCGCCGTACCGGAGCCACCGCTTCCGCGCTCGCCATCGGACTGACCCTGGTCACCGGTCTGACCGTGCTCGGTGCCACCATCGGCCAGGCCATCGACCGGACGACCACCGACAACATGCGCGCCGACTACTCCGTCACCATGTCCAGCGGCCATGCGCTGGACGAGTCGGCGCTCACCGCGATGAAGAAGGCCAAGGGCGTCAAGGCCATCTCCCCGCAGCAGGCGTCCTTCGTGAAGGTCGACGGCGAGGACGTCGCCGCGTCCGGGGTGTCCGGTGACGCGGTGGACAAGGTCTTCAACCTGCCGGTCGTCTCCGGTTCCATGGGCAACCTCGCCAAGGGGCAGATCGCGGTCGCCGAGAAGACGGCCGACAGCAACGGCTGGAAGGCCGGGGACACGGTCCCCGTCACCTTCGACGGGCTGGGCAAGAAGGACACCAAGAAGCTGACGATCGGCGCGATCGTCGAGGAGAACGAGTTCGTCTCCCCGTACGTCCTGCCCCGCGAGATGCTCGCTCCCTACGAGGAGAAGCCCGACATCCGCGAGATCTGGGTCAAGATGGACGGCGGTGAGACCGCGGCCAACGAGCAGGCCCTGGTCGACGCCCTCGGCAACAACCCGGGGATCACCGTCTCCGACAAGCAGGACATCCGCGAGATGCTCAGCGGCATCATCAACATGATGCTGAACATCATGTACGGCCTGCTCGGGATGGCCCTGATCATCGCGGTCCTCGGGGTCGTCAACACCCTCGCGATGTCCGTGTTCGAGCGTCAGCAGGAGATCGGCATGCTGCGGGCCATCGGTCTGGACCGGGCCCGGGTGAAGCGGATGATCCGGCTGGAGGCGATCGTGATCTCGCTGTTCGGCGCGCTCGTCGGGATCGTGCTCGGCGCCTTCCTCGGCTGGGCCATCGGCGAGACGATCAGGGGCAGCATCCCCGACTACGAGCTGATCCTGCCGTGGGGCCGGATCGGACTGTTCCTGCTGCTGGCCGGACTGGTGGGCGTCCTCGCCGCCATGTGGCCCGCGCGCAGCGCCGCCAGGCTGAACATGCTGACGGCCATCAAGACGGAGTAG
- a CDS encoding cyclopropane-fatty-acyl-phospholipid synthase family protein: MQDTALRLKNLTERLLGAPLPLRIRAWDGTEAGPPAPAPVLVIRHRRALRRLLWKPGELGLARGWVAGDLDLDGDLYEALNRLAGILWERPEGAPGLTHALRDPGFRTAVRGFAALAGPFPPPPPPREERRGRGRLHLHTRRSDKQAVSHHYDVGNDFYELVLGPSMVYSCAYWDTPGRGGGTLEDAQRDKLELVARKLALRPGARLLDVGCGWGSMAIHAAREHGAQVVGITLSQEQAAYARKRVADEGLTDRVEIRVQDYRDVRDGPYDAISSIGMAEHVGAERYLEYSRHLHGLLRPGGRLLNHQIARPPRTDETAYHVDEFIDAYVFPGGELAPVGTTVGLLERAGFEVRDLESIREHYALTLRGWVAQLEAHWAAAVRLTSPGRARVWRLYMAASALAFERNRIGVNQILAVRTPESGASGLPRRPRVWTEEGPLPATG, encoded by the coding sequence ATGCAGGACACCGCCCTCAGACTGAAGAACCTCACGGAGCGCCTCCTGGGCGCCCCGCTCCCGCTCCGTATCCGCGCCTGGGACGGCACGGAGGCGGGCCCCCCGGCCCCCGCCCCCGTCCTGGTGATCCGTCACCGCCGCGCACTGCGCAGACTGTTGTGGAAGCCGGGGGAGCTGGGCCTGGCCCGCGGCTGGGTCGCGGGTGACCTCGACCTCGACGGTGATCTGTACGAGGCCCTGAACCGGCTCGCCGGTATCCTCTGGGAGCGCCCGGAAGGCGCCCCGGGCCTCACCCACGCCCTGCGGGACCCCGGGTTCCGCACCGCGGTCCGCGGCTTCGCCGCCCTCGCGGGGCCCTTCCCGCCGCCACCTCCACCTCGTGAGGAACGCCGCGGCCGCGGTCGGCTGCATCTGCACACCCGCCGCAGCGACAAGCAGGCCGTCAGCCACCACTACGACGTCGGCAACGACTTCTACGAACTCGTCCTCGGCCCGTCGATGGTCTACTCGTGCGCCTATTGGGACACCCCCGGCCGGGGCGGCGGCACCCTGGAGGACGCCCAGCGCGACAAGCTCGAACTCGTCGCGCGCAAGCTCGCCCTGCGCCCAGGCGCGCGTCTGCTGGACGTGGGCTGCGGCTGGGGCTCCATGGCGATCCACGCGGCCCGTGAGCACGGCGCCCAGGTCGTCGGGATCACCCTGTCGCAGGAGCAGGCCGCATACGCCCGTAAGCGGGTCGCCGACGAGGGGCTGACGGACCGGGTGGAGATCCGGGTCCAGGACTACCGGGACGTCAGGGACGGGCCGTACGACGCGATCTCCTCGATCGGGATGGCGGAGCATGTCGGCGCGGAGCGGTACCTGGAGTACTCCCGGCATCTGCACGGCCTGCTGCGGCCCGGCGGACGGCTCCTGAACCACCAGATCGCCCGTCCGCCGCGCACCGACGAGACGGCTTACCACGTGGACGAGTTCATCGACGCGTACGTCTTCCCCGGCGGGGAACTCGCCCCCGTCGGGACGACCGTCGGGCTGCTGGAGCGGGCCGGGTTCGAGGTCCGGGACCTGGAGTCGATCCGGGAGCACTACGCCCTCACCCTGCGCGGCTGGGTCGCCCAGCTGGAGGCCCACTGGGCCGCGGCGGTCCGCCTCACCTCACCGGGCCGGGCGCGGGTGTGGCGGCTCTACATGGCCGCGTCCGCGCTGGCCTTCGAACGCAACCGGATCGGCGTCAACCAGATCCTCGCCGTCCGCACCCCGGAGTCGGGCGCCTCGGGTCTGCCGCGCCGCCCCCGGGTGTGGACCGAGGAGGGCCCGCTGCCCGCGACCGGCTGA
- a CDS encoding DUF4287 domain-containing protein has translation MPPVFSEETHRNLLARIPHCTGREVSEWLRTVEDGPAFFRFDEKVSWLRSEHDLAHGHAKAIIHEYDLRRAARKLR, from the coding sequence ATGCCACCAGTCTTCTCCGAGGAGACCCACCGCAACCTGCTCGCCCGAATCCCGCACTGCACCGGCCGTGAAGTCTCCGAGTGGCTTCGCACGGTCGAGGACGGCCCCGCTTTCTTCCGCTTCGACGAGAAGGTGAGCTGGCTGCGTTCGGAGCACGACCTCGCGCACGGCCACGCGAAGGCGATCATCCACGAGTACGACCTGAGAAGGGCCGCACGCAAACTGCGCTGA
- a CDS encoding Bax inhibitor-1/YccA family protein has product MRSSNPVFSRRGFSRDNGYAGNSAAPQAGGPAVQTQGNPYAQGAPAQTAPTNPYAQNPYAQPDGLQGSGPQAPAGAARMTMDDVIMRTGTTLGILIVTAALAWALLPVDDANIARSIGVAVVAGLAAMVLGLVQSFKRKASPALIVTYAALEGVFLGVISSFVDNRIAGGAAMQAVIGTMAVFAGVLIAYKAGWIRVNRRFYGFVMAAALGFVLLMAVNLLFAVIGGGDGLGFRSGTLGIIMGIVGVLLGACFLALDFKQVEDGIAYGAPREEAWLAAFGMTLTLVWIYMEFLRLIAILQSSD; this is encoded by the coding sequence ATGAGGAGCAGTAACCCGGTCTTCTCGCGTCGGGGGTTCAGCCGCGACAACGGCTACGCGGGCAACAGTGCCGCGCCGCAGGCCGGGGGACCCGCCGTCCAGACCCAGGGCAACCCGTACGCGCAGGGGGCGCCCGCGCAGACCGCGCCGACGAACCCCTACGCCCAGAACCCTTACGCCCAGCCGGACGGCCTCCAGGGCTCGGGCCCGCAGGCCCCGGCCGGCGCCGCGCGCATGACGATGGACGACGTCATCATGCGCACGGGGACCACCCTCGGCATCCTCATCGTCACGGCCGCGCTCGCGTGGGCGCTGCTGCCGGTCGACGACGCGAACATCGCGCGCTCCATCGGTGTCGCCGTCGTCGCGGGTCTCGCCGCGATGGTGCTCGGCCTGGTGCAGTCCTTCAAGCGCAAGGCGTCGCCCGCGCTGATCGTGACGTACGCCGCCCTGGAAGGTGTCTTCCTCGGCGTCATCTCCAGCTTCGTGGACAACCGCATCGCCGGTGGCGCCGCGATGCAGGCCGTCATCGGCACCATGGCCGTCTTCGCGGGCGTGCTCATCGCCTACAAGGCGGGCTGGATCCGCGTCAACCGCCGGTTCTACGGCTTCGTGATGGCCGCGGCGCTCGGCTTCGTCCTGCTGATGGCCGTGAACCTGCTGTTCGCGGTGATCGGCGGCGGTGACGGCCTCGGCTTCCGCAGCGGCACGCTCGGCATCATCATGGGCATCGTCGGTGTCCTGCTCGGCGCCTGCTTCCTCGCCCTGGACTTCAAGCAGGTCGAGGACGGCATCGCCTACGGCGCCCCCCGCGAGGAGGCGTGGCTGGCGGCGTTCGGTATGACGCTGACGCTCGTCTGGATCTACATGGAGTTCCTGCGACTGATCGCGATCCTCCAGAGCAGCGACTGA
- a CDS encoding DUF5713 family protein, producing the protein MPVTDWTIDGYEPLGGMYDDPFFPDHLVDRGKAILHRLSTRIAAAPPADLTALYALTAAATEEFNALETAFDEAGSELETVAREEIGEAFHMLALAHGYQDADPEKLIAARDW; encoded by the coding sequence ATGCCGGTCACCGACTGGACGATCGACGGGTACGAGCCACTGGGCGGGATGTACGACGACCCGTTCTTCCCGGACCACCTCGTCGACCGCGGCAAGGCGATCCTGCACCGCTTGTCGACACGTATCGCCGCCGCGCCGCCCGCGGACCTCACCGCCCTGTACGCGCTCACGGCGGCGGCGACCGAGGAGTTCAACGCGCTGGAGACCGCGTTCGACGAGGCCGGCAGCGAGCTGGAGACGGTGGCCCGGGAGGAGATCGGCGAGGCGTTCCACATGCTGGCGCTGGCGCACGGCTACCAGGACGCGGACCCGGAGAAACTGATCGCCGCCCGCGACTGGTGA